The Sphingobacterium bambusae genome includes a window with the following:
- a CDS encoding DUF4998 domain-containing protein, with product MKIFKLNKILYVFCNLILIWGVTGCQKLDTEFLKFYDGREIVYPGTPSNIKAHSGNGRVKFEWNISPDPSIMKYILYWNNGLDSAIFDAKDNANSAIGDIIIDNIEEGTHFFTIYTVDKHNNRSIPLSVSNVKVYGEYYRKGLVNRPILSTNVDGDNKVTIIFTEGLPTNEKTIIEYTDTFGQMKQVSISQVEREITISNWKVGTPMLYQSSYRPAEDAFDTFFTLNKDRMQIKKDISSVYLSNFSQPFAAKQSDGRFRDPLNWIVNDPVKNHNSRGGWGTDEGTVLVMESGWGANDIINGKLYQNVDLPSGTYSVQIELASFGINTSQVKIVAAPGDVLPDINADGGISEVFATADLDLRNLNFVVPSKGPVSIGFAVNMRGNQFWRIKKINLYAHY from the coding sequence ATGAAAATATTTAAATTAAACAAAATACTTTATGTCTTTTGTAATCTGATACTTATCTGGGGTGTTACAGGATGTCAAAAATTGGATACCGAATTTCTGAAGTTCTACGATGGTAGAGAAATAGTCTATCCTGGAACACCTAGTAATATCAAGGCCCATTCTGGAAATGGCCGTGTGAAATTCGAGTGGAATATCAGCCCAGACCCTTCAATAATGAAGTATATATTATATTGGAACAATGGATTGGATTCAGCGATATTTGACGCGAAAGATAACGCAAATAGTGCCATTGGAGATATCATCATAGACAATATCGAAGAGGGGACGCATTTTTTTACGATTTATACCGTTGATAAGCATAATAACAGGTCTATCCCACTTTCTGTAAGTAATGTCAAGGTTTATGGTGAATATTACCGTAAAGGTTTAGTGAATAGGCCAATCTTGAGTACAAATGTGGATGGGGACAATAAGGTTACGATAATTTTTACAGAAGGGTTACCTACAAATGAAAAAACAATTATAGAGTATACAGATACTTTCGGGCAAATGAAGCAGGTGTCGATATCACAGGTCGAAAGAGAAATCACAATTTCTAATTGGAAAGTTGGCACTCCAATGCTATATCAGTCCTCATATAGGCCTGCAGAAGACGCTTTCGATACATTTTTTACCTTAAATAAGGATCGGATGCAAATTAAGAAAGACATATCTTCTGTTTACCTTTCTAACTTTAGTCAACCTTTCGCTGCTAAACAATCTGATGGCCGTTTTCGTGACCCTCTCAATTGGATAGTTAATGATCCTGTCAAAAATCACAATAGCAGAGGAGGATGGGGAACCGACGAAGGCACGGTTTTAGTCATGGAATCTGGCTGGGGGGCTAATGATATTATTAATGGAAAATTGTATCAAAATGTTGATTTGCCTTCTGGTACTTACTCTGTTCAAATTGAATTGGCTAGTTTTGGAATTAATACCTCGCAAGTCAAAATTGTTGCTGCTCCCGGTGACGTTTTGCCAGACATAAATGCCGACGGTGGTATTTCAGAGGTTTTTGCTACTGCAGATTTGGATCTTAGAAATCTAAATTTTGTAGTTCCATCAAAAGGTCCTGTTTCCATCGGTTTTGCAGTAAATATGCGCGGAAACCAATTTTGGAGAATAAAAAAGATAAATTTGTACGCTCACTACTAA
- a CDS encoding DUF5000 domain-containing lipoprotein, which yields MKIKLFLYTFFVIVLTSCKDFDIYQDPISNDKTKPNPPKNIQVQNFKGGAYITYDLPDTENTLYVVADYVINEQTKVTRQTKTSYYSDVTKVEGFAESKDYTVTLRTVSRSNIMSDPVQVNVHPGVPPYLEVASGLTLSPTFGGVNAHTVNPDAAGVTLVYLYDDPIFGKYVIREQKYHDALEINYALRGFDTDPKKFGIYVTDKFGNKSQPLYSTVSPWYEVLLDKSKFSTYSLPSDNTLLGGWNLQHIWDGVIVGNNFWHTSETAKPYPHVGTFGLGQEARISRFILNQRNSWEGAYWANGTVEKFSLWGTNVPAPRDANLPVLAPVGTVVGEWVNMGNFDFPRPPSGNPISSPTAGDIQWWTDGVEFFMPTNSPPVRFLRIAVNKTWGNHTAAYICELTLFGGQL from the coding sequence ATGAAAATTAAATTATTTTTATACACTTTTTTCGTCATCGTTTTAACGAGCTGTAAAGATTTTGATATCTATCAAGATCCGATATCCAACGATAAAACAAAGCCGAATCCACCCAAAAATATACAAGTTCAAAATTTTAAAGGAGGAGCCTATATAACGTATGATTTGCCTGATACAGAGAATACATTATATGTAGTAGCTGATTATGTAATCAATGAGCAGACAAAAGTTACTCGGCAAACAAAGACCAGTTATTATTCCGATGTGACAAAAGTAGAAGGATTCGCGGAATCTAAAGATTATACGGTTACACTTAGAACCGTTTCTAGATCTAACATTATGTCTGATCCTGTGCAGGTTAATGTACATCCAGGCGTGCCTCCATACTTAGAAGTTGCATCAGGTCTAACACTTTCTCCAACATTTGGAGGAGTCAATGCACATACAGTAAATCCGGATGCTGCTGGCGTAACATTGGTATATTTGTACGATGATCCGATTTTCGGCAAATACGTCATACGGGAACAAAAATATCACGATGCGCTGGAGATTAATTATGCACTTCGCGGATTTGACACGGATCCCAAGAAATTTGGTATATACGTTACAGATAAGTTTGGTAACAAATCGCAACCGCTTTATTCAACGGTATCTCCATGGTATGAAGTATTGTTGGATAAATCAAAGTTTTCAACGTATAGCCTACCTTCTGATAATACTTTATTAGGCGGTTGGAATTTACAACATATTTGGGATGGTGTAATAGTTGGTAACAATTTCTGGCATACCTCAGAAACTGCAAAGCCTTATCCTCATGTAGGTACGTTCGGGCTAGGGCAAGAAGCGCGTATTAGTCGGTTTATTTTAAATCAACGAAACAGTTGGGAAGGAGCGTATTGGGCAAATGGAACGGTAGAAAAGTTTAGTTTGTGGGGGACAAACGTTCCTGCACCCAGAGACGCTAACCTTCCAGTTTTGGCACCTGTCGGCACAGTTGTCGGTGAATGGGTTAATATGGGTAATTTCGATTTTCCAAGGCCTCCCTCTGGAAACCCTATATCAAGCCCCACTGCGGGTGATATACAATGGTGGACTGATGGGGTCGAATTTTTTATGCCCACAAATTCCCCACCTGTTCGGTTTTTACGTATTGCTGTTAATAAAACTTGGGGTAACCACACTGCAGCTTACATTTGCGAGCTCACATTATTTGGAGGGCAACTTTAG
- a CDS encoding RagB/SusD family nutrient uptake outer membrane protein translates to MFFKDNNSGSPFCRVAVRFLWFFLTVLASSCGNYLDVTPENVGTIDYAFRNRNEAEKYLFACYNTLQGLNTQINDPGFITSGEVYNNSYADNLAATNFLILSGTQNTNSPILNYWEGTAGGINLFQGIRRCNIMLENIQKPIDLSDTERERWISEVKFLKAYYHYILLKMYGPIPIMDNADDISESLEVYRKKRVHADIVFSYITNLLDESIPSLPVLISNTSQELGRITRSIALGVKAEVLALQASPLFNGNPDYSSFRDQQGEALFAETQDISKWRNAAKAAKEAIDHARAQGHELYDLIIPAAIPLEINDSLKRLLTLQQAITEKWDLNKEVIWALNGTVGYQENYIPRLASVRGNSHGNVGVPLAVAELYYTQNGVPLEEDNTFDYNQRYNLKIADRVDRFYIRENYTTVSANFNREPRYYASIGFDGGAWYGGGVLDPNAMLYVQARKGGNSGVLEYGRANLTGFWPKKLVNFLTSIDPNSGNVTINNYRMPRLRLSDLYLLYAECLNESEGPSTEVYDYIDRVRARAGLKGVVQSWTKYSSLPNKPQTKEGLRDIIHRERRVELMFEGKSGWDLRRWKEYVNEVSKPIQGWNVNQEEIRAYYTVQTYLIPALTNKDYFWPVSISELLRNNNLVQSPIWR, encoded by the coding sequence ATGTTTTTTAAAGATAATAATAGCGGTAGCCCATTTTGCCGTGTTGCCGTTAGATTTCTGTGGTTTTTTCTAACGGTTTTAGCAAGTTCCTGCGGCAATTATTTAGATGTCACGCCTGAAAATGTTGGAACCATCGACTATGCGTTCCGAAACAGAAACGAAGCGGAGAAATATTTATTTGCTTGTTACAATACGTTGCAAGGATTGAATACTCAAATCAATGATCCGGGGTTTATTACATCGGGAGAAGTTTACAATAATAGCTATGCTGATAATTTAGCGGCAACTAATTTCTTGATCCTAAGTGGGACTCAAAATACCAATTCTCCAATTTTAAACTATTGGGAAGGGACTGCTGGTGGAATAAATTTATTTCAAGGGATTAGGCGCTGTAATATCATGTTAGAAAATATTCAAAAACCAATCGATCTTAGTGATACGGAAAGAGAGAGATGGATTTCAGAGGTAAAATTTTTGAAAGCTTATTATCATTATATTCTCTTGAAAATGTATGGGCCCATTCCAATTATGGACAATGCTGATGACATTAGTGAATCTTTAGAGGTATACCGAAAAAAGCGTGTGCATGCAGATATAGTTTTTTCTTATATCACAAACTTACTGGATGAATCTATTCCCTCTTTGCCGGTGTTAATATCTAATACCTCACAGGAGCTCGGGAGAATCACAAGATCAATCGCTCTAGGAGTAAAAGCAGAAGTGTTGGCTTTACAAGCTAGCCCCTTATTTAATGGCAACCCCGACTATAGTTCTTTTAGAGATCAACAGGGCGAAGCACTATTTGCAGAAACGCAGGATATATCGAAATGGCGAAATGCCGCAAAAGCCGCTAAAGAAGCGATCGATCATGCACGAGCTCAAGGACATGAATTATATGATTTAATAATTCCAGCAGCAATACCTTTAGAAATCAATGACTCTCTTAAAAGGCTGCTTACCTTACAACAAGCAATAACGGAGAAATGGGATTTAAATAAAGAGGTCATTTGGGCTTTGAATGGCACTGTTGGTTATCAAGAGAACTATATTCCTCGACTTGCATCTGTTCGTGGAAATAGTCATGGAAATGTTGGTGTGCCTTTAGCCGTCGCTGAACTGTACTATACGCAGAACGGCGTACCTCTGGAAGAGGATAATACATTTGATTATAACCAGCGTTACAATCTCAAGATTGCTGATCGTGTTGATAGGTTTTATATTCGTGAGAATTACACCACAGTTAGTGCTAACTTCAACCGCGAACCACGATATTACGCCAGCATTGGTTTTGATGGTGGAGCGTGGTATGGTGGCGGTGTGCTAGATCCGAATGCTATGTTGTACGTACAGGCTAGAAAAGGTGGAAATAGTGGGGTGCTAGAATATGGAAGAGCCAACCTAACCGGCTTCTGGCCTAAAAAGTTGGTGAATTTTCTTACTTCCATTGATCCGAATAGTGGCAATGTGACTATTAATAACTACCGGATGCCGCGACTTAGATTGTCAGACTTATATCTGTTGTATGCTGAATGCTTAAATGAAAGCGAGGGACCGTCTACAGAAGTTTACGATTATATTGACCGTGTACGAGCTCGTGCAGGGCTAAAGGGAGTTGTTCAATCTTGGACGAAATACTCTTCTTTACCAAACAAACCCCAAACCAAGGAAGGTTTACGTGATATCATCCACCGTGAACGAAGAGTCGAACTTATGTTTGAGGGCAAAAGTGGCTGGGATCTTCGTCGATGGAAGGAGTATGTCAACGAAGTCTCAAAGCCTATTCAAGGTTGGAATGTTAACCAAGAAGAAATTAGGGCATATTATACGGTGCAAACTTATTTGATTCCTGCGTTAACCAATAAAGATTATTTTTGGCCTGTTTCAATAAGTGAGTTACTTCGAAATAACAATTTGGTTCAGTCCCCCATTTGGCGCTGA
- a CDS encoding SusC/RagA family TonB-linked outer membrane protein gives MRSDDYHKVVPLSTQQRITGTVLDSVGSPMAGVLVAVKDKKNQTTTDLKGHFQIDVPLGSTLIFSLINHVTQEIVIGAEFDLKVILYRTSENIEEVVVTAFGRRVQREAVVGSVSTIEPDKLRVPSGNLTTALAGQVAGVIAYQQGGQPGLDNSDFFIRGVTTFGYRQNPLILIDNVELTSNDLARLQVEDIQSFSILKDASATALYGARGANGVILVTTKSGKEGRAKMNLRLDQAFSEPTRSIKLADPITYMRMYNDALITRNPKAIPFFTEDDIYNRMRTINNEQGSNKYVYPVVDWMGLMFKDRAANQRATMNINGGGSVARYMVSTSLSNDNGIIKTNEVNNFNNNVNYKNYQLRSNVNINISKKTELVVRLWGNFNDYSGPITEDASFSTDLYRIALQTSPVLFPAYYAPDDATALAQHILFGNNSGTTSNASNVGFRNPYAEMLRGYKRFSESRMSATLELNQDLENLIPGLKFNGFFSTNRYSYFANQMAYNPFYYTVSPGNYDVATNTYKLRWLNSSTLSNPLPTEYLIYASLGTNANTFIHFQGMLDYGRQFGKHSVGASLIGVRQQRQISGAPSLQESLPYRNLNIAGRMSYNFSSKYFLEVNAGMNGSERFSENNRFGFFPTIGGSWIISKESFWNENVRDVVSNLKLRASYGFTGNDDISSQRFFYLSDVNLQGNNGASFGVDNSYTRPGVIINNYENPSITWERARIFNTGLEINLFDKLDLIAEYWEQLRSNILMQRYVPLSAGLESSISANVGTATIRGLDLSLNFNQRFNEDVWLQFMSNFTFSQGRYGVYEEPSYTEPWRYRSGTLLGQTFGYLAERLFVDDAEVAASPVQLFGGELPKGGDIKYRDLNNDGVITDADKVPIGYPTTPQVIYGFGFTFGYKGFDLNMRFQGAARSNFFIDPNSTSPFMPSSGGVTQVLAAYADSHWSEENQDLYAMYPRLGTTPDQISNNLQTSTWWMRRGDFLRLKMAEIGFSLPQKTASMLHLNSARIFINGMNLFNLSNFKLWDVEQGGGAFNYPIQRVLNIGVNVNFL, from the coding sequence ATTCGATCAGATGATTATCATAAAGTAGTTCCTTTAAGTACTCAGCAACGTATTACAGGTACTGTTCTTGATTCCGTCGGGTCACCTATGGCAGGTGTATTAGTTGCAGTTAAGGATAAAAAAAATCAAACTACAACAGATTTAAAAGGTCACTTTCAAATTGACGTTCCATTGGGATCGACTTTAATATTTAGTTTAATAAACCACGTGACTCAGGAAATCGTCATAGGTGCTGAGTTCGACCTCAAGGTTATCTTATACCGAACCTCAGAAAATATTGAAGAAGTAGTGGTTACTGCTTTCGGTCGTCGTGTGCAACGCGAGGCTGTTGTTGGATCTGTTTCAACGATCGAGCCAGATAAGTTAAGAGTACCTTCAGGAAATTTGACTACGGCTCTTGCAGGACAAGTAGCTGGCGTTATTGCTTATCAACAGGGCGGGCAACCTGGTCTTGACAATTCGGATTTTTTTATACGCGGAGTTACAACATTTGGATATCGACAAAATCCACTTATCCTCATAGATAATGTTGAATTAACATCTAATGATTTGGCACGCTTGCAGGTCGAGGATATACAAAGCTTTTCTATTTTAAAGGACGCTAGTGCTACCGCGCTTTACGGAGCTAGAGGGGCAAACGGAGTGATATTAGTTACTACGAAATCAGGTAAAGAAGGTCGTGCAAAAATGAATTTAAGACTGGATCAAGCTTTTTCTGAACCAACCAGAAGTATAAAATTAGCTGATCCAATTACTTATATGCGAATGTATAATGATGCCTTAATAACACGTAATCCTAAGGCGATTCCTTTTTTTACGGAAGATGATATATACAACCGTATGCGTACTATCAATAACGAACAAGGAAGTAATAAATATGTCTACCCAGTTGTCGACTGGATGGGTTTGATGTTCAAAGATCGAGCAGCTAACCAGCGTGCTACAATGAACATAAACGGTGGCGGAAGTGTAGCTAGATATATGGTATCAACGTCATTGTCCAACGATAATGGGATTATAAAAACAAATGAGGTAAATAATTTTAATAATAATGTAAATTATAAAAACTATCAACTCAGATCCAACGTGAATATTAACATATCGAAGAAAACCGAACTTGTTGTGAGACTGTGGGGTAATTTTAACGATTACAGTGGTCCTATTACAGAAGATGCCTCGTTCTCGACTGATCTCTATCGAATAGCTCTACAAACAAGTCCAGTGCTATTTCCCGCCTATTATGCTCCAGATGATGCTACGGCATTGGCTCAGCACATCCTATTCGGCAATAACTCTGGAACGACTTCGAATGCAAGTAATGTAGGGTTTAGAAACCCTTATGCTGAAATGTTACGAGGTTATAAAAGATTTTCGGAATCTCGGATGTCTGCAACCCTTGAGTTAAATCAAGATTTAGAGAATTTAATTCCTGGGTTAAAATTCAATGGCTTCTTTTCCACTAACCGATATTCTTACTTCGCTAATCAAATGGCCTACAATCCTTTTTATTATACAGTTTCTCCAGGGAACTATGATGTAGCAACGAATACATATAAACTGAGGTGGTTAAATTCTTCGACACTAAGCAATCCATTGCCTACCGAATATTTAATATATGCGAGTTTAGGTACAAATGCTAATACTTTTATACATTTTCAAGGTATGTTGGACTATGGAAGGCAGTTTGGAAAGCATTCCGTTGGAGCCTCCTTGATAGGTGTTAGACAACAAAGGCAGATTTCTGGCGCTCCGTCGTTACAGGAATCTCTTCCATATCGAAATTTGAACATAGCTGGAAGGATGTCTTATAATTTCTCTTCGAAATACTTTTTAGAAGTCAATGCCGGTATGAACGGATCAGAAAGATTTTCCGAAAATAACAGATTTGGCTTCTTTCCAACTATCGGAGGGTCATGGATAATTTCGAAAGAGAGTTTTTGGAACGAGAACGTGAGGGATGTTGTTAGCAATTTGAAATTACGCGCTAGCTATGGATTCACTGGCAATGATGATATCAGTAGCCAGCGCTTTTTCTATCTATCGGACGTTAATCTGCAGGGTAATAACGGTGCCTCTTTTGGTGTTGATAATTCTTACACGAGACCTGGAGTGATAATAAATAATTATGAAAATCCATCTATAACATGGGAGCGAGCACGAATCTTTAACACCGGTCTTGAGATAAATTTATTCGATAAGTTGGATTTGATTGCTGAATACTGGGAGCAGTTACGATCTAATATACTGATGCAAAGATATGTTCCGTTGAGCGCAGGTTTAGAATCTTCTATATCTGCTAATGTTGGCACGGCGACTATTCGGGGATTAGATTTGAGTTTAAATTTTAACCAACGATTTAACGAAGATGTTTGGCTTCAATTTATGTCCAATTTTACATTTTCGCAAGGCCGATATGGGGTTTACGAAGAACCTTCCTATACTGAACCTTGGCGATATAGATCTGGCACCCTACTCGGACAGACTTTTGGATATCTGGCAGAAAGGCTTTTTGTTGATGACGCAGAAGTGGCAGCATCTCCTGTACAACTTTTTGGTGGAGAATTGCCTAAAGGCGGAGATATAAAATATAGAGACTTAAATAATGACGGAGTTATTACTGATGCGGATAAGGTGCCCATTGGGTATCCAACAACGCCTCAGGTAATTTATGGCTTTGGATTCACTTTTGGTTATAAAGGGTTTGACCTAAATATGCGCTTTCAGGGTGCTGCAAGATCAAATTTTTTTATTGATCCTAATAGCACTAGCCCTTTCATGCCAAGTAGCGGCGGCGTGACGCAAGTCTTGGCTGCATATGCAGATAGCCATTGGTCTGAAGAGAACCAAGATTTATATGCGATGTATCCAAGGTTGGGTACTACTCCTGATCAAATATCTAACAACTTACAAACGAGTACATGGTGGATGCGTAGAGGCGATTTTCTACGATTAAAAATGGCTGAGATAGGGTTTAGTCTGCCACAAAAGACGGCTAGCATGTTGCATCTGAACTCGGCTAGAATATTTATTAATGGGATGAATCTATTCAATTTAAGCAATTTTAAACTTTGGGATGTCGAACAAGGAGGAGGAGCGTTCAACTATCCAATACAAAGAGTTTTAAATATAGGTGTAAATGTTAACTTTTTATAG
- a CDS encoding PKD domain-containing protein, with the protein MKMQRIMLVAAILGLFSCSDKDEKSIVDCISESLYIGAQHNISSQNSKTVNYSVSYSGSHQLDGSVKWNFGDGSAQQTVTGTTTSHTYAQAGTYTATATVTLNGGNCTHDVKETVTLQ; encoded by the coding sequence ATGAAAATGCAAAGAATTATGCTAGTTGCCGCAATACTCGGCTTATTTTCCTGTAGTGATAAGGACGAGAAAAGCATTGTTGACTGTATAAGCGAATCGCTATACATTGGCGCCCAACACAATATCTCTTCCCAAAATTCAAAAACAGTGAACTACAGTGTTTCTTATTCCGGAAGTCATCAGTTGGATGGATCGGTAAAATGGAACTTTGGTGATGGTTCTGCGCAACAAACGGTAACTGGTACAACAACCAGCCATACCTACGCCCAAGCTGGTACGTATACTGCAACGGCTACAGTTACGCTAAATGGGGGAAATTGTACACACGACGTCAAGGAAACGGTTACGTTACAGTAG
- a CDS encoding outer membrane beta-barrel protein, which yields MISYIFRILLCGLFLQISQLYGQHMFRFSDIKHHVGIGYNLGASAPFSLPNTIREIKSYAPLFTPSIGYEATYDVSEKWLVGAGLRFDVKGMKVTDSVQYFHTIITVDNGAGDQGTFEGDFSGTNATTAKNSYLTLPVFAGYRVGAWDFKLGLYVARLLNGRFDGSVSDGYIRKGDSLGEKVLIDRATFDFAQQIRSWDWGGHMAFARNFGQHWQANLTAQVGAQPIFPSSFKGVGYDLHNMYVTLGAAYRLW from the coding sequence ATGATTTCTTATATATTCCGAATACTTCTCTGCGGCCTATTTTTACAAATAAGCCAGCTCTATGGGCAACATATGTTTCGATTCAGCGATATAAAACACCATGTAGGTATCGGCTACAACCTTGGCGCTAGCGCCCCGTTTTCGCTGCCCAATACCATTCGGGAGATAAAAAGCTACGCCCCACTTTTTACGCCGTCCATCGGATACGAAGCTACCTATGATGTTTCCGAAAAATGGTTGGTCGGCGCAGGACTCCGTTTTGATGTCAAGGGCATGAAAGTAACGGACAGCGTGCAGTATTTTCATACGATCATCACGGTCGACAACGGCGCTGGAGACCAAGGGACGTTCGAGGGGGATTTTAGTGGGACTAACGCCACAACAGCGAAAAACAGTTACCTAACTCTTCCTGTCTTTGCGGGCTACCGCGTTGGTGCTTGGGATTTTAAGCTGGGTCTGTATGTAGCTAGGCTACTCAACGGACGCTTTGACGGCAGCGTCTCTGATGGTTATATCCGTAAAGGCGACTCCCTTGGTGAAAAGGTGCTTATCGACAGGGCTACGTTTGACTTTGCCCAGCAGATTCGTAGCTGGGACTGGGGAGGACATATGGCCTTTGCGCGCAACTTTGGGCAGCACTGGCAGGCGAACCTCACCGCGCAGGTAGGCGCCCAGCCCATCTTTCCTTCGTCTTTCAAAGGTGTAGGCTATGACTTGCACAATATGTATGTGACCCTTGGCGCGGCCTATCGTTTATGGTAA
- a CDS encoding PCMD domain-containing protein: MIDRKILAGLCLGFFVLQGCIKDAPPNPEADIESVQVDQSLLTGNVFIDQINRTITLNLTADAFQNGISPVLQLSEGASVIPASGSTITFDGTADITYAVTSASGENSKVYTVKVVNVGNWGFDFENWQSNPTDGYEFPIESGNVQIWSSGNPGVALSGIPPRRDAYPTRSTTAGYLGSKAAELVTIKGTTLSEFVGIRLFAGSLFLGDFNASQALLNPLAATEFGQPYVGLPDRLTGYYTYTAGAEYQNREGVVQPGVKDKCAIYAVLFNGSERLNATNVMTSDRVIARAELADGSDKAAFTRFDVPFVYRQGVPISDKVMVAIVASSSADGNEYRGAIGSRLVVDSLRVIPRL, encoded by the coding sequence ATGATAGATAGAAAAATTTTAGCTGGGCTCTGCCTGGGCTTCTTTGTCCTACAGGGCTGCATCAAGGATGCTCCGCCCAATCCCGAGGCCGATATTGAATCGGTACAGGTCGATCAAAGCCTGTTAACGGGAAATGTGTTCATTGACCAAATCAACCGAACCATCACCCTAAACCTCACTGCCGATGCTTTCCAAAATGGAATTAGCCCGGTGCTGCAGCTTTCCGAGGGTGCCTCTGTGATACCGGCCAGTGGAAGCACGATTACATTTGACGGGACAGCGGATATTACCTATGCCGTAACTTCGGCTTCCGGAGAGAACAGCAAGGTATACACGGTAAAAGTTGTCAATGTTGGAAATTGGGGATTCGACTTTGAAAATTGGCAAAGCAACCCTACCGATGGTTATGAGTTTCCAATAGAAAGTGGCAACGTGCAGATCTGGTCTTCCGGGAATCCCGGCGTTGCGCTATCGGGCATACCGCCGCGACGTGATGCCTATCCGACGAGGTCAACAACAGCTGGTTACCTGGGGAGCAAGGCGGCCGAGCTGGTTACCATCAAAGGAACTACGCTATCGGAGTTTGTCGGTATCCGACTGTTTGCCGGATCTCTTTTTTTAGGGGATTTCAATGCTTCCCAAGCTTTGCTTAATCCACTGGCAGCCACAGAATTTGGTCAGCCCTATGTGGGACTTCCGGATAGACTAACAGGTTACTATACATACACTGCCGGGGCGGAATACCAGAACCGAGAAGGTGTGGTACAACCCGGGGTAAAAGACAAATGTGCGATATATGCCGTGCTTTTCAATGGATCCGAACGCCTAAATGCCACGAATGTAATGACATCTGATCGGGTGATTGCCCGAGCAGAACTAGCTGATGGATCAGATAAGGCTGCCTTTACCCGCTTTGATGTTCCCTTTGTCTATCGGCAAGGTGTTCCTATCAGCGATAAGGTGATGGTTGCCATCGTGGCTTCCTCCAGTGCGGATGGCAATGAGTACCGTGGAGCAATTGGCTCCCGTTTGGTAGTAGATAGTTTACGTGTAATTCCAAGGTTATGA